The DNA region AGCGTCTCGCGTGTCAGGGTCAGGGTGGCATCGGCCTTGTCGGCGTTGTAATCGGCGATATAGGTCAACGCCGAGTTCTCCAGATTGAGCGTGTAACGCGTGCCCGACGGACCGACATCCGTGAAATTCCAGTTGAGGACAATGTGTTTGCCCTCGACATCCCGGGCCTTCAGACGCACACCCAGGTAATCGAAAATATTGTCGATGGTCAGCGCCCGAAGCATGTCTGGGCTGGCGGTACGCAGCGGTGAAGCGAGTTTTTTACCACCGCTGCGATGCTCCATGGCGGCGGCCAGATAGCTGTTGCGCTCCACCGCCGATTCGGCCTGGTAACCCAACTGCTCGAGGGCATCGGCCGCCAGTTCTCGCGCCGCGCTGTTGCTCGGTTCGGCGTACACCAAATGGCTCATGGCTTGCGCCACCCAGCGGTACTGGCCGTTAGCAAAGTCATTGCGGGCGCGGGCCAACACGGCGTCGGCACCGCCGCCGTACTCAACGAATTTCTTGCCGTAATCACCGTCGGACAACGCATCGAGATTGGCCGGATTGGCGTCATACCAGCCCATGTATTGCTGATATACCGCCTTGGCGTTGCGTTGTACCGAACCGTAAAACCCGTGGGTGAAGGTCTCACTGGTCAGGCTCGCCGGGACGTGATTGCGCATGTATTCGCCAATCTCAACCGGTTTGTAGCCCTTGTTGATCAGGCGCAACGATTGGTCATGCAGCCACTTGTACATGTCCCGTTGCTTGGACAAATAGTTGACCACGCGCTCATTCCCGAACACCGGCCAACCATGCTGGCCCACCAGGATGTCGGAACCCGGGGCGAACTGATGCAGGGCCTCATTGAGGTATTTCGACCAGGCCAGGCCATCACGGATTGTCGCCCCACGCAGCGTCAGTAACTGATGCTGGGTCGGCAGCGCCAACTCACCGGTATCGAGCACTTTGAACTGCGGGAAATAGTGGATGAATTCGGCCGGGGCCTCGGTGCCGGGAGCCAGCATGTTGACGATCTCTACGCCATCGATGGTCAGCGTCTGCACCGGCTGATTGAGCTCGAGGGTCGGCGGGATCATCGTGATGGTGCCGTTGGACAAGGCCTTGGCCCCCCCAAGGTCGATCTGACCCTGGGCACTGCGGGGCAACGTCGTACCAAACTGGTATTCGGCGCGGCGGCTCATCGCGTTGCCGGCCATCACGTTTTCGGCCACCGCCGTCGCCATGAACCCCGCCGGAGCAATGATCTGCACCTTGCCCGACTTCACGTCCGCCTCATCGACGATGCCGCGAATCCCGGCGAAGTGATCAACGTGACTGTGGTTGTAAAGCACCGCCACCACCGGTTTTCTCGGCCGATGCTGGTAATAGAGTTCAAGTGACGCACGGGCCACTTCAGTGGCCAGGTTGCAGTCAACGATGATCAGGCCGGTGTTGCCCTCGATGATGGTCATATTGGTCAGATCAAGACCGCGCACCTGGTAAAACCCATCGGTGACCTTGAACAATCCGTTGGCCATGCTTTTGCGCGCCTGCTGCCACAGGCTCGGATTGACCGTAGCCGGCGCATCGGCGCTGCCTAGAAATTCGTAGCCTTTAAGGCTGTACACCACGTGACCGTCGGCAGCGGTGGTTTCGGCGTCTGGCAGGCTCGCGATGAAGCCGCGCTGGATGTCGTCTTCCACCTGCGGGTCAACGGCCGGCATGGTGTGTGCCGTGTTCGCGTTGACGGCGATGGTCGCCGCCGTCGCGGCTTTCTGGCCACCCTGGCCGGCGCTGTTGTCCACCATAGGCCCAGACACGCCGGCTTGACCGCGTGACCAGTGCAAAGCCCCGGCAATACTGGCAGCCAGCACCGATACCGTCAGCACGACACGGAAAGTTTTCATCGCAGGGTCTCTCTCATTGTTATTTGGATTGCCATTGCGATGGTGCAATCAAGCACTGGTGACTTGCCGGTCTTCTCGATCAATTCATCAGTCTTCACAGGCGGGCAATCTGTGGGAGCGAGCTTGCTCGCGATAGCGGACTGTCAGGCAATACATCTGTTGAATGTAAAACCGCTATCGCGAGCAAGCTCGCTCCCACAGGGATTGCAGTGTCTTGAGTTTCTACTGCATCCCTCCCCCCTGCGGACAACCGCTTTCGTTGCAATGACCTGCGACAGCACCGCGTGCGTTCCTACTATCGGCCCATCAACGACGCCAACAGAGCGCTAACAATAAGGGGAGTTGTCATGAGTGAAGATGTCTTGCTGTACGAAATCGTCGGCCCGGTGGCGCGCCTGACGCTCAATCGGCCAAGGGCCATGAACGCGCTGAACCTGGCAACACTCGCCGAGCTCGAACGCTGCCTCAACGACATTGCACTGAACGATGAATTGCGAGCGGTGATCCTCACCGGCAACGGCCCGGCCTTCTGCGCCGGTGCCGACCTGAAGGAAGTCCTGGCCG from Pseudomonas sp. ACM7 includes:
- a CDS encoding alkyl/aryl-sulfatase; the protein is MKTFRVVLTVSVLAASIAGALHWSRGQAGVSGPMVDNSAGQGGQKAATAATIAVNANTAHTMPAVDPQVEDDIQRGFIASLPDAETTAADGHVVYSLKGYEFLGSADAPATVNPSLWQQARKSMANGLFKVTDGFYQVRGLDLTNMTIIEGNTGLIIVDCNLATEVARASLELYYQHRPRKPVVAVLYNHSHVDHFAGIRGIVDEADVKSGKVQIIAPAGFMATAVAENVMAGNAMSRRAEYQFGTTLPRSAQGQIDLGGAKALSNGTITMIPPTLELNQPVQTLTIDGVEIVNMLAPGTEAPAEFIHYFPQFKVLDTGELALPTQHQLLTLRGATIRDGLAWSKYLNEALHQFAPGSDILVGQHGWPVFGNERVVNYLSKQRDMYKWLHDQSLRLINKGYKPVEIGEYMRNHVPASLTSETFTHGFYGSVQRNAKAVYQQYMGWYDANPANLDALSDGDYGKKFVEYGGGADAVLARARNDFANGQYRWVAQAMSHLVYAEPSNSAARELAADALEQLGYQAESAVERNSYLAAAMEHRSGGKKLASPLRTASPDMLRALTIDNIFDYLGVRLKARDVEGKHIVLNWNFTDVGPSGTRYTLNLENSALTYIADYNADKADATLTLTRETLNAILAEKVSPIEAVFKGDLKIDGSKIAVYDVLGSLDKFSPDFELVGPNEPAR